A genomic window from Flavobacterium azooxidireducens includes:
- a CDS encoding KAP family P-loop NTPase fold protein — protein MSENKHFLGNNPISNFDEDLFNFKHYADKVKRIIQLNSSNNEPLTIGIYGKWGEGKTSFLNLVKYNIEHFEKNEKGKEYLVFEFNPWRYSDEDEMLFDFFDGISKRFFIEQKTKIQKVGKQIIRYSRYLKAIKISTTIGIPKTLGTSVSFEPSKIFEALGEDLAGEQITLEKLKDKVNEAINDANFKVIVFVDDLDRLDKNEIYTILKLIKLTANFDNFIFITTLDSEHVAKAIKERYGDNLEDGKLFLEKIINIPIHLPKIEEEDLQYFFEKKFNQITKYLDFKEIEKKQNEIKEIIQGFSASKFNSPREIIRVLNGFFIAAFGFEDEVNLTDLFWIEWIKVKNEDLYTRIKKYNSFGTMAIFNGQNVIINFNDEINYGVAKNHSLINEEEINGSRKEFIDKYPDFKETLDLLFPNKKATEVDISIYDENLNINSVTHFNKYFSFHTERKIKNTTILKIKKFIAENDEFKLYEEIKELIKNSGFNSFYTIQNLIRFYGNINSNLECRDFFYEFIIKNISIIPNSNEDMFGIDSRIRLIELIAIILNADEKNDNEKTAINIAQYLDVEELCYFTRKFKDEKTKFKGKLEKFISDKASRKFNNENPIYIIPNNPVKMIMHYWKNNDEKGFNKHIKESLTDIERVKKLIRNFPGFWNNSFYGGLQKKNYEYMKTLIDVVFVFSKIKELDDSLIRKIDINNYDYIDDVSEYNEEENLEQFIYWFKKELNDEAFGSNRK, from the coding sequence ATGTCAGAAAACAAACATTTTTTAGGGAATAATCCAATAAGTAATTTTGATGAAGATTTATTTAACTTTAAACACTATGCTGATAAAGTTAAAAGAATCATTCAATTAAATTCCAGTAACAATGAACCATTGACAATTGGGATTTATGGAAAATGGGGTGAAGGAAAAACTTCTTTTTTAAATTTAGTAAAGTATAATATTGAGCATTTTGAAAAAAATGAGAAAGGAAAAGAATATTTAGTATTTGAATTTAATCCGTGGAGATACTCCGATGAAGATGAAATGTTGTTTGATTTTTTTGATGGTATTTCCAAAAGATTTTTCATTGAGCAAAAAACTAAAATCCAAAAAGTAGGAAAACAAATTATTAGATATAGCAGATATTTAAAAGCTATCAAAATATCAACAACAATAGGAATTCCCAAGACTTTAGGAACTTCCGTTTCATTTGAACCAAGTAAAATTTTTGAAGCTCTTGGAGAAGATTTAGCAGGTGAACAAATTACACTTGAAAAATTAAAAGACAAAGTTAACGAGGCAATAAATGATGCAAATTTTAAAGTAATTGTTTTTGTTGATGATTTAGATCGATTAGATAAAAATGAAATTTACACAATACTTAAATTAATAAAACTAACTGCAAATTTTGACAATTTCATTTTTATAACAACCTTAGATTCTGAACATGTTGCTAAAGCCATAAAGGAAAGGTATGGTGATAATCTTGAAGACGGAAAATTATTTCTAGAAAAAATAATAAATATTCCTATTCATTTACCAAAAATTGAAGAAGAAGATTTACAATATTTTTTTGAAAAAAAATTTAATCAAATAACTAAATATTTAGACTTCAAAGAAATTGAAAAAAAACAAAATGAAATTAAAGAAATAATTCAAGGATTTTCAGCATCAAAATTTAATTCTCCAAGAGAAATTATTAGAGTGTTAAATGGATTTTTTATTGCAGCGTTTGGTTTCGAAGATGAAGTAAATCTGACAGATTTGTTTTGGATTGAATGGATTAAAGTAAAAAATGAAGATTTATATACTAGAATCAAAAAATACAACTCGTTTGGAACAATGGCTATATTTAATGGACAAAATGTTATCATAAATTTTAATGATGAAATTAATTATGGGGTTGCGAAGAATCATAGTTTAATTAATGAAGAAGAAATAAATGGTTCCAGAAAGGAATTTATAGATAAATATCCTGATTTTAAAGAAACATTAGATCTGTTGTTCCCAAATAAAAAAGCAACAGAAGTAGATATTTCTATATATGACGAAAATTTAAATATAAATTCTGTCACTCACTTTAATAAATACTTTTCATTTCATACAGAAAGGAAAATTAAGAATACAACTATTCTAAAAATAAAAAAATTTATTGCCGAAAATGATGAGTTCAAACTTTATGAAGAGATAAAAGAATTAATAAAAAATTCAGGCTTTAACTCATTCTACACTATTCAAAATTTAATTAGATTTTATGGAAACATAAATTCTAATTTAGAATGCAGAGATTTTTTTTACGAATTCATAATTAAAAACATTTCAATTATTCCTAATTCTAATGAGGATATGTTTGGGATTGATAGTAGAATTCGTCTGATTGAATTAATTGCCATAATATTAAATGCTGATGAAAAAAATGACAATGAAAAAACAGCAATTAATATCGCTCAATACCTAGATGTTGAAGAACTTTGCTATTTTACAAGAAAATTTAAAGATGAAAAAACAAAATTTAAAGGTAAATTAGAGAAATTTATTTCTGATAAGGCAAGTAGAAAATTTAACAATGAAAACCCAATTTACATTATTCCAAATAATCCTGTAAAAATGATTATGCATTATTGGAAGAATAATGATGAAAAAGGCTTCAATAAACATATAAAGGAGTCTTTAACTGACATAGAAAGAGTGAAAAAATTGATTAGAAACTTTCCTGGCTTCTGGAATAATAGTTTTTATGGAGGTTTACAAAAAAAGAATTATGAATACATGAAAACTCTAATAGATGTAGTTTTCGTGTTTTCTAAAATTAAAGAATTAGATGATTCATTAATTAGAAAAATTGATATTAATAATTATGATTATATTGATGATGTGTCAGAATATAATGAGGAAGAAAACCTTGAACAATTTATTTATTGGTTCAAAAAAGAATTAAATGATGAAGCCTTTGGGAGTAATAGAAAATAA